A stretch of the Bradyrhizobium arachidis genome encodes the following:
- the exbD gene encoding TonB system transport protein ExbD — MGAKLGVRRGDPHDLDVTHEINVTPFIDVMLVLLIIFMVAAPLATVDIGVDLPATSAEPQPRPDKPVFVTVKPDLAVAVGEDTVGRDGLVTSLNAATKGRKDERIYLRADKAVSYGDLMEVMNALRNAGYLKVALVGLDGRS, encoded by the coding sequence ATGGGCGCAAAACTCGGCGTACGGCGTGGTGATCCCCACGATCTCGACGTCACGCATGAGATCAACGTCACGCCTTTCATCGACGTGATGCTGGTGCTGCTCATCATCTTCATGGTGGCAGCACCGCTTGCGACCGTCGATATCGGCGTGGACTTGCCCGCGACATCAGCCGAGCCGCAGCCGCGCCCCGACAAGCCGGTCTTCGTCACCGTGAAGCCGGATCTGGCCGTCGCCGTCGGCGAGGATACAGTCGGCCGCGACGGTCTCGTCACCTCGCTCAATGCGGCGACCAAGGGACGCAAGGACGAGCGGATTTATCTGCGTGCCGACAAGGCCGTGAGCTATGGCGACCTGATGGAGGTGATGAACGCGCTGCGCAACGCGGGCTATCTCAAGGTCGCGCTCGTCGGCCTTGACGGACGCAGCTGA
- a CDS encoding antibiotic biosynthesis monooxygenase, with protein sequence MFIAMNRFEVKKGAESAFENAWATRESYLGAMAGFVEFHLLKGPELDDHTLYSSHTVWVDKAAFEAWTRSEEFRRAHARADNRTGESLYLGHPKFEGFEVIQTERKASAAA encoded by the coding sequence ATGTTTATCGCCATGAACCGTTTCGAGGTGAAGAAGGGCGCGGAATCGGCCTTCGAGAATGCCTGGGCCACGCGCGAATCCTATCTCGGGGCCATGGCCGGCTTCGTCGAGTTTCACCTCTTGAAGGGACCGGAGCTCGATGATCACACGCTCTATTCCTCGCACACGGTCTGGGTCGACAAGGCCGCGTTCGAAGCCTGGACGCGCTCGGAAGAATTTCGCCGCGCGCATGCCCGCGCCGACAACCGGACCGGCGAGAGCCTCTATCTCGGCCATCCCAAGTTCGAGGGCTTTGAAGTCATCCAGACCGAGCGCAAGGCAAGCGCGGCCGCCTGA
- the hutX gene encoding heme utilization cystosolic carrier protein HutX — MLSTELADLKSYMAANPGAVIEDVARERKVTPRQVIEALPDTMVTMASGSHFAAAMADIAQWGEVTLIVHTEDAIFEFTGGIPTGEIGRGYFNLMQPKGLHGHLRHERCAGVAFVERPFMGKTSAFVAFVNVDGGIMYKVFVGRDETRALRADQLERFRQLAKTVAA, encoded by the coding sequence ATGTTGAGCACGGAGCTCGCCGATCTCAAGTCGTACATGGCCGCCAACCCCGGCGCTGTCATCGAGGACGTCGCGCGCGAACGCAAGGTCACGCCGCGCCAGGTGATCGAGGCGCTGCCTGATACCATGGTCACCATGGCATCAGGCAGTCACTTCGCCGCCGCCATGGCCGACATCGCGCAATGGGGCGAGGTCACGCTCATCGTGCACACCGAGGACGCGATCTTCGAGTTCACCGGCGGCATCCCCACCGGCGAAATCGGCCGCGGCTATTTCAACCTGATGCAGCCAAAAGGCCTGCACGGCCATCTCAGGCACGAGCGCTGTGCGGGCGTTGCCTTCGTCGAGCGGCCGTTCATGGGCAAGACGTCGGCCTTCGTCGCCTTCGTCAATGTCGATGGCGGGATCATGTACAAGGTCTTCGTCGGCCGCGACGAGACCCGCGCCTTGCGCGCGGATCAGCTCGAACGGTTCAGGCAGCTTGCCAAAACCGTCGCGGCGTAA
- the exbB gene encoding tonB-system energizer ExbB: protein MQSLFKTRLTVGIAAMVAPCSAFAATAEALLPRNLSPWGMFVSADIVVKAVMIGLAIASLVTWTVWLAKTIELNRKSALARRRMRTLESNIAIADASGQTGGANDAVARLIQSTAIEAELSGGIHDDGLPERVALRLERVEAAMSRQIARGTGVLATIGATAPFVGLFGTVWGIMNSFIGISESQTTSLAVVAPGIAEALLATALGLVAAIPAVVIYNQLVRGIANYRALLGDASAQLLLLVSRQRDVRDFRLARAAE, encoded by the coding sequence ATGCAGAGCCTGTTCAAAACGCGACTGACGGTCGGGATAGCTGCGATGGTCGCGCCGTGCTCCGCCTTTGCCGCCACGGCCGAAGCGCTGCTGCCGCGCAACCTCTCGCCCTGGGGCATGTTCGTCAGCGCCGACATCGTCGTGAAGGCGGTCATGATCGGGCTTGCGATCGCCTCGCTCGTGACCTGGACGGTCTGGCTCGCCAAGACCATCGAGCTCAACCGCAAGAGCGCGCTCGCCAGGAGGCGCATGCGGACGCTCGAGAGCAATATCGCTATCGCCGACGCTTCAGGACAGACCGGCGGCGCCAATGACGCCGTCGCCCGGCTGATCCAGTCGACGGCGATCGAAGCGGAGCTCTCCGGTGGCATCCACGACGACGGCCTGCCGGAGCGCGTGGCGCTGCGGCTGGAGCGCGTGGAGGCCGCGATGTCGCGGCAGATCGCGCGCGGCACCGGCGTGCTCGCGACCATCGGCGCCACCGCGCCGTTCGTCGGCCTGTTCGGCACGGTCTGGGGCATCATGAATTCCTTCATCGGCATTTCCGAGAGCCAGACGACCAGCCTCGCGGTGGTAGCGCCCGGCATTGCGGAGGCGCTGCTCGCCACCGCGCTCGGTCTCGTCGCGGCGATCCCGGCGGTCGTGATCTACAACCAGCTGGTCCGCGGCATTGCGAATTATCGCGCGTTGCTGGGCGATGCCTCGGCGCAGCTCTTGCTGCTGGTCAGCCGCCAGCGCGACGTCAGGGATTTTCGGCTGGCGCGAGCGGCGGAGTAG